Proteins encoded in a region of the Mycobacterium branderi genome:
- a CDS encoding alpha/beta hydrolase has product MVRPATRYPGPTTAARVRWLLRARPADYMLALSVASASLPVVGRHLEPLGGATAMGVWGCRVLPEFLSTTAKSWLTPGIGEVRKRERDQTHTVSQAALRGIVSAKDLDIEWPAPERTPPVWRALKHRRYLHRTDVRYGDHPAQLLDVWRRKDLPARPAPVLLFVPGGAWVHGSRALQGYALLSRLAELGWVCLSIDYRVAPHHRWPSHITDVKTAIAWARANVDKFGGDRNFVAVAGSSAGGHLAALAGLTVNDRELQAELPEGSDTSVDAVVGIYGRYDWEDRSTAERVRFVDFLERVVVKRSIDRHPDIFRNASPIARVHPDAPPFLVIHGSNDTVIPVEQARSFVERLRSVSHSPVSYMELPGAGHGFDLIDGARTGAMATAVGLFLNQVHRNHALMAKEVI; this is encoded by the coding sequence ATGGTGCGCCCCGCGACCCGCTACCCCGGACCGACCACAGCCGCAAGGGTCCGGTGGTTGCTGCGAGCCCGCCCGGCGGACTACATGCTGGCATTGAGCGTCGCGTCGGCTTCGCTGCCGGTGGTGGGCAGGCATCTGGAGCCGCTGGGTGGCGCGACGGCGATGGGCGTTTGGGGCTGCCGGGTGCTGCCCGAGTTCCTGTCCACGACGGCCAAGTCCTGGCTGACCCCGGGCATCGGCGAGGTCCGCAAGCGCGAGCGCGACCAGACCCACACCGTCTCGCAAGCCGCGTTGCGCGGCATCGTCTCGGCCAAGGACCTCGACATCGAATGGCCCGCGCCGGAGCGCACGCCGCCGGTATGGCGGGCGCTGAAGCACCGCCGCTACCTGCATCGCACCGACGTCCGCTACGGCGATCACCCGGCCCAACTGCTCGACGTGTGGCGCCGGAAGGACTTGCCGGCCCGGCCCGCGCCGGTGCTGCTGTTCGTGCCCGGCGGCGCCTGGGTGCACGGCAGCCGTGCCCTGCAGGGTTACGCGCTGCTGTCGCGTCTGGCCGAGCTGGGCTGGGTGTGCCTGTCGATCGACTACCGGGTGGCGCCGCACCACCGCTGGCCGAGCCACATCACCGACGTCAAGACCGCGATCGCCTGGGCGCGCGCCAATGTCGACAAGTTCGGCGGCGACCGCAATTTCGTTGCGGTGGCGGGGTCTTCGGCCGGCGGGCATCTGGCCGCGCTGGCCGGGCTCACCGTCAACGACCGCGAGCTGCAGGCCGAACTGCCCGAGGGTTCGGACACCTCGGTGGACGCCGTCGTCGGGATCTACGGCCGCTACGACTGGGAGGACCGGTCGACCGCCGAGCGGGTGCGCTTCGTCGACTTCTTGGAACGGGTGGTGGTCAAGCGCAGCATCGACCGGCACCCCGACATATTCCGCAACGCTTCACCGATCGCCCGGGTGCACCCGGATGCGCCGCCGTTCCTGGTGATTCACGGCAGCAACGACACGGTGATTCCCGTCGAGCAGGCGCGCAGCTTCGTCGAGCGGCTACGGTCGGTGTCGCATTCGCCGGTCAGCTACATGGAACTGCCCGGCGCCGGGCACGGCTTCGACCTGATCGACGGGGCCCGCACGGGCGCGATGGCGACCGCAGTCGGGTTGTTCCTCAACCAGGTTCACCGCAATCACGCATTGATGGCCAAAGAGGTTATTTGA
- a CDS encoding alpha/beta hydrolase: MSNTDVHPDLRRIARLAPRTLVSPRTLRLMRAATRLQGLRSPGDVEVLTLDSGAGVRLFRPTSTAESTPALLWIHGGGYVLGRASQDDKLCRRFSRELGATVASVDYRLAPEHPYPAPLEDCYSALTWLARLPAVDPARIAIGGASAGGGLAAALALLARDRGEITPALQLLAYPMLDDRSANNPSLPSYRLWSPSSNRFGWAAYLGDADPQVAVPARRDDLSGLPPAWIGVGTHDLFHDEDLAYAERLTQAGVPCHVEVVPGAFHGFDLLVPKAKVSQAFFASQCASLRTALAAKG; this comes from the coding sequence ATGTCGAACACCGATGTTCACCCCGATCTGCGCCGAATCGCCCGCCTCGCGCCGCGAACCTTGGTCAGCCCGCGCACGTTACGACTGATGCGGGCCGCGACGCGGCTGCAGGGTCTGCGCAGCCCGGGCGACGTCGAAGTGCTCACGTTGGACTCCGGCGCCGGGGTCCGGCTGTTCCGGCCCACCAGCACAGCCGAATCCACGCCCGCATTGCTGTGGATCCACGGTGGCGGGTACGTGCTGGGCAGGGCAAGCCAAGACGACAAGCTGTGTCGTCGCTTCAGCCGCGAGCTGGGCGCCACAGTGGCGTCGGTGGACTACCGGCTGGCCCCCGAACACCCCTACCCCGCGCCGCTCGAGGACTGCTATTCGGCGTTGACGTGGCTGGCCCGGCTGCCCGCGGTGGATCCGGCGCGGATCGCCATCGGCGGTGCCAGCGCGGGCGGCGGGCTGGCGGCCGCGCTGGCGCTGCTCGCCCGCGACCGCGGCGAGATCACGCCGGCTCTGCAGCTGCTGGCCTACCCGATGCTCGACGATCGCAGTGCGAACAATCCGAGCCTCCCGTCGTACCGGTTGTGGAGCCCCAGCAGTAACCGGTTCGGCTGGGCCGCTTATCTCGGTGACGCCGACCCGCAGGTCGCCGTACCCGCGCGCCGCGACGACCTGAGCGGGCTGCCCCCGGCATGGATCGGGGTCGGCACCCACGACCTGTTCCACGACGAGGACCTCGCCTACGCCGAGCGGCTCACTCAGGCCGGGGTGCCGTGCCACGTCGAGGTGGTCCCCGGCGCGTTTCACGGGTTCGACCTGCTGGTGCCGAAAGCCAAAGTGTCCCAGGCGTTTTTCGCCAGTCAGTGCGCCAGCCTTCGGACGGCGCTGGCAGCGAAGGGCTGA
- a CDS encoding acyl-CoA dehydrogenase family protein produces the protein MPFSVTDEQRALRSTVADLMAKRSPESAVRALMATDTGFDPAMWQEMAAMGLVGLLIGEQYGGAGAGPVELGIVAEEMGAALLVGPYLSTAVLVPSLLAGVSDAAESAAVLPRIASGELIASVAFAEDGSARIPSTIATSARAVGERWEVTGSKQFVLDGALAELVYVLAVADAGPGVFAVKTDAPGVEVTPLTTVDPTRKQCRLQLSGAPARLVGQLGSGVEVFNAALDCAAVALVGEQAGGARRVTHMAAEYAKTRYQFGRAIGSFQAVKHMCADMLLEAESAVSAARFAAESVARQSPSRIADLALAQGYCSDAFVFVAATNIQVHGGIGFTWEHPAHLYLRRARSDAQLLGSPSWHRERYLQEIGA, from the coding sequence GTGCCGTTTTCTGTGACCGACGAGCAGCGGGCATTGCGCAGCACGGTCGCCGACTTGATGGCGAAACGCTCCCCGGAGTCCGCGGTGCGAGCGTTGATGGCCACCGACACCGGTTTCGACCCGGCCATGTGGCAGGAGATGGCCGCGATGGGTCTGGTGGGGCTGCTGATCGGTGAGCAGTACGGCGGCGCCGGCGCGGGACCGGTCGAGCTGGGCATCGTGGCCGAGGAGATGGGCGCGGCACTGCTGGTCGGCCCGTATCTGTCGACGGCGGTGCTGGTGCCCAGCCTGCTCGCCGGGGTTTCCGACGCCGCAGAATCCGCGGCGGTGTTGCCGCGGATCGCGTCCGGTGAGCTGATCGCCAGCGTGGCCTTCGCCGAGGACGGCTCGGCGCGGATACCGTCGACCATCGCGACGTCGGCCCGCGCGGTCGGTGAGCGCTGGGAGGTGACCGGAAGCAAGCAGTTCGTGCTCGACGGCGCATTGGCCGAGTTGGTGTATGTGCTGGCCGTGGCCGACGCCGGGCCGGGGGTGTTCGCCGTCAAGACCGATGCGCCGGGCGTAGAGGTGACGCCGTTGACCACCGTCGACCCGACCCGCAAACAGTGCCGGCTCCAATTATCCGGCGCCCCAGCACGTTTGGTCGGCCAGCTGGGTTCCGGCGTCGAGGTGTTCAATGCGGCGCTCGATTGCGCCGCGGTGGCGCTGGTCGGCGAGCAGGCCGGCGGGGCGCGCCGCGTCACGCACATGGCCGCCGAGTACGCCAAGACCCGCTACCAGTTCGGCCGGGCGATCGGCAGCTTTCAGGCCGTCAAGCACATGTGCGCCGACATGTTGCTGGAAGCCGAGTCGGCGGTGTCGGCCGCACGGTTCGCCGCCGAGTCGGTTGCGCGGCAATCGCCGTCGCGGATCGCGGATCTGGCGCTGGCACAGGGCTATTGCTCGGATGCCTTCGTGTTCGTCGCCGCGACCAACATTCAGGTGCACGGTGGCATCGGGTTCACCTGGGAACATCCGGCACATCTGTATCTGCGGCGGGCCCGCAGCGACGCCCAGCTGCTGGGCAGCCCGTCCTGGCACCGCGAACGTTACCTGCAGGAGATCGGAGCCTGA
- a CDS encoding acyl-CoA dehydrogenase family protein, with protein MTDEEVRREVRDWLAANWSPGVDRAEWAHTVVDAGWAVPSWEPDWYGRGLTDTQSRIVAEEFAAVGAPGSGHDRANLFACTLHDCGIDEQKRRLIPPSIRGESKWCLLYSEPGAGSDLAGLRTRADRDGDDWVINGQKVWTSFAKTADYGMLVARTDWDVPKHKGISFFMFPMRQPGVEIRPIHQITGEAEFNEVFIENARVPADNMVGEPGEGWAVLQVALGHERRFMGDLARTSKDAKRPKSEKGGGLVQLAREFGRIDDADVRQQIARVDALVTVNRWNRERSKAATDRGEAATLTALGKIAMSRILHETARVETEIVGAEAMLAGPDNPVGDAVTFRTLNAYFTSIGGGTDQIQRNIIGERILGLPKEPEPYRNTPFRDLPH; from the coding sequence ATGACTGACGAAGAAGTGCGCCGCGAGGTCCGAGACTGGCTGGCCGCCAATTGGTCTCCCGGCGTCGATCGCGCCGAGTGGGCGCACACCGTCGTCGACGCCGGCTGGGCCGTCCCCAGCTGGGAACCCGATTGGTATGGACGCGGTCTCACCGATACCCAATCCCGCATTGTCGCCGAGGAATTCGCGGCGGTCGGGGCGCCGGGCTCCGGGCATGACCGGGCAAACCTGTTCGCCTGCACGCTGCACGACTGCGGCATCGACGAACAGAAGCGGCGGCTGATCCCGCCGTCGATCCGCGGCGAGAGCAAGTGGTGTCTGCTGTACAGCGAGCCGGGCGCCGGGTCGGATCTGGCGGGCCTGCGCACCCGCGCCGACCGCGACGGCGACGACTGGGTGATCAACGGCCAGAAGGTGTGGACGTCGTTCGCCAAGACCGCCGATTACGGCATGCTGGTGGCCCGGACCGACTGGGATGTGCCCAAGCACAAGGGAATCAGCTTCTTCATGTTCCCGATGCGACAACCCGGCGTCGAAATCCGCCCGATCCATCAGATCACCGGTGAAGCGGAGTTCAACGAGGTGTTCATCGAGAACGCCCGGGTGCCCGCCGACAACATGGTCGGCGAGCCGGGTGAAGGCTGGGCGGTGCTGCAGGTGGCGCTCGGCCACGAACGCCGGTTCATGGGTGACCTGGCCCGCACGTCCAAGGATGCCAAGCGGCCCAAATCCGAAAAGGGCGGTGGCTTGGTGCAATTGGCGCGGGAATTCGGCCGAATCGACGACGCCGATGTCCGTCAGCAGATCGCCCGGGTCGACGCGCTGGTTACCGTGAACCGTTGGAACAGAGAGCGATCGAAGGCCGCTACTGACCGCGGCGAGGCGGCGACGCTGACGGCACTGGGCAAGATCGCGATGTCGCGGATCCTGCACGAAACCGCCCGGGTGGAGACCGAGATCGTCGGCGCCGAGGCGATGCTGGCCGGACCGGACAACCCGGTCGGTGACGCGGTGACATTCCGGACCCTCAACGCGTATTTCACCTCGATCGGCGGCGGCACCGACCAGATTCAGCGCAACATCATCGGCGAACGCATACTCGGTCTGCCCAAAGAGCCGGAGCCCTACCGCAATACACCGTTCCGCGACCTACCGCACTAA
- a CDS encoding amidohydrolase family protein: MLIRRATRLDGAVLDIRVGEQIGQVDANLQPRPGEDVFDAEGGTVIPGLHDHHVHLHSAAAAETSLQVGPPHVRDRDALAGALATAQTGDDGWIRAIGYHDSVAGPLDRTALDALAPAVPVRIQHRSGVLWILNSAGLARVGLADHPDGRLRSADSDWSEALERRDLGLADVSRRLSSYGVTGITDATPDLEVGDIVRLTELHRHGELRQRLHFLSPGKRILRDDDLDLDELARWIAERHRDGGPVAIHCVTAAQLLVTIAALQQAGAHPRDRIEHAADTPSDCLDDLVDLGVTVVTQPNFVAERGDQYLAEIPAGEHHQLWRVASLLLAGVPVALSTDMPFGHGDPWAAMRAAVHRITPSGAVLGPDECVPERRALMMFLGWAEHPSRVRTVEPGQPGDLCVLSAPPEAVLAELDAEQVAATIIGGEIVYAAR, from the coding sequence ATGTTGATTCGACGTGCGACCAGGCTCGACGGTGCCGTGCTCGACATTCGGGTCGGCGAGCAGATCGGCCAGGTGGACGCGAACCTTCAACCCCGGCCCGGTGAGGACGTATTCGACGCTGAAGGCGGCACCGTGATACCCGGCCTGCACGACCACCACGTCCACCTGCACTCCGCGGCCGCAGCCGAAACTTCGCTCCAGGTGGGGCCTCCCCACGTGCGCGACCGCGACGCGCTGGCCGGCGCGCTGGCCACCGCCCAGACCGGCGACGACGGCTGGATCCGTGCAATCGGCTATCACGACTCGGTGGCCGGGCCGTTGGACCGGACCGCGCTGGATGCGCTGGCACCCGCAGTGCCGGTGCGCATCCAGCACCGCAGCGGTGTGCTGTGGATCCTCAACTCCGCCGGCCTGGCCCGGGTCGGGCTGGCCGACCACCCCGACGGGCGCCTGCGCAGCGCCGACTCGGATTGGTCGGAGGCGTTGGAGCGCCGCGATCTCGGTCTCGCCGACGTCAGCCGTCGGCTGAGCAGCTACGGCGTCACCGGGATCACCGATGCCACACCGGATCTCGAGGTCGGCGACATCGTGAGGTTGACGGAGCTGCATCGCCACGGTGAACTACGCCAGCGGCTGCATTTCCTGTCACCCGGCAAGCGGATCCTGCGTGACGACGATCTGGATCTCGACGAACTCGCACGCTGGATTGCCGAACGGCACCGCGACGGTGGCCCGGTCGCCATCCACTGCGTGACGGCCGCTCAGTTGCTCGTGACGATCGCGGCGCTGCAGCAGGCCGGCGCCCATCCACGCGACCGCATCGAGCACGCGGCCGATACACCGTCCGACTGCCTCGACGACCTGGTGGACCTCGGGGTGACCGTGGTGACCCAGCCCAATTTCGTTGCCGAGCGCGGTGATCAATATCTGGCCGAGATACCGGCCGGCGAACACCACCAACTGTGGCGGGTGGCGTCGCTGCTGCTTGCCGGGGTTCCGGTCGCACTGTCCACCGACATGCCGTTCGGCCACGGCGACCCGTGGGCGGCGATGCGCGCCGCGGTCCATCGCATCACCCCGAGCGGGGCGGTGCTGGGCCCCGACGAATGTGTCCCGGAGCGGCGAGCGTTGATGATGTTCCTGGGCTGGGCCGAGCACCCCAGCCGGGTCCGCACCGTCGAACCGGGCCAGCCCGGCGACCTGTGCGTGCTGAGCGCCCCACCGGAAGCCGTCCTGGCCGAACTGGACGCAGAACAGGTGGCCGCCACGATCATCGGCGGGGAAATCGTTTACGCCGCAAGGTGA
- a CDS encoding CoA transferase, translated as MVGVDAAAADWAGSGLAYLTGPPDGPPDFSRAAVLTQARRVTAEIAELTGVEVDAAMVLAGRAALRGLTRLGSISAGGATRLLPTVDGWCAIALPRPEDIEALAALLETNTTPEDPWCELTRWTATCSAYEVVTRAQLLDVAAAALGEAVPATPVVRRIGDTAEPRDLDGLLVADLSSLWAGPLCTHLLARAGAVVVKVESPARPDGTRRGEPAFFDWMNFGKLSYCVDFDDGALRDLLSAADVVIEGSRPAALRRRRLSVDDVPARAGRVWLRICGHAGQPDRAAFGDDAAVAGGLVGAGPVFCGDAVADPLAGLEAARAVAQSLRRGGGELIEVSMAQVAAGYAALPTSPACDMPVAAPQPPPPSPSAPPLGADNAAVKHIVAEKLGAPC; from the coding sequence ATGGTGGGCGTGGATGCGGCCGCAGCAGACTGGGCCGGCAGCGGCCTGGCCTATCTGACCGGCCCACCGGATGGGCCGCCCGATTTCTCCCGCGCTGCCGTGCTGACCCAGGCGCGCCGCGTGACCGCCGAGATCGCCGAGCTGACCGGCGTCGAGGTTGACGCGGCGATGGTATTGGCGGGCCGCGCGGCGCTGCGCGGCCTGACCCGGCTGGGCTCGATATCTGCGGGTGGCGCTACCCGGTTGCTGCCCACCGTCGACGGCTGGTGCGCGATCGCGCTGCCACGCCCCGAAGACATCGAGGCACTGGCCGCCCTGCTGGAAACAAACACCACTCCGGAGGATCCCTGGTGCGAGCTAACGCGTTGGACAGCAACATGTTCCGCGTACGAAGTAGTCACCCGCGCCCAGCTGCTGGACGTCGCGGCGGCGGCGCTCGGCGAAGCGGTCCCGGCGACGCCCGTGGTGCGCCGAATCGGTGACACCGCCGAGCCGCGCGACCTCGACGGGCTGCTGGTGGCCGACCTGTCGTCGCTGTGGGCCGGTCCGCTGTGTACCCACCTGCTGGCCCGCGCGGGCGCTGTCGTCGTCAAGGTGGAAAGCCCGGCCCGCCCGGACGGGACCCGTCGCGGGGAGCCGGCGTTCTTCGATTGGATGAACTTCGGAAAGCTTTCCTACTGCGTGGATTTCGACGACGGGGCATTACGGGACTTGCTGAGCGCCGCCGACGTCGTCATCGAGGGATCCCGCCCCGCCGCGCTACGCCGACGCCGGCTGAGCGTCGACGACGTCCCGGCCCGGGCCGGGCGGGTATGGCTGCGGATCTGCGGCCACGCCGGTCAGCCGGACCGGGCGGCGTTCGGCGACGACGCCGCGGTCGCGGGCGGGCTCGTCGGCGCCGGCCCGGTGTTCTGCGGCGACGCCGTCGCCGACCCGCTCGCCGGACTGGAGGCGGCGCGGGCGGTGGCGCAGTCGCTGCGCCGTGGCGGCGGCGAACTGATCGAGGTGTCGATGGCACAGGTGGCCGCGGGCTACGCCGCGCTGCCGACATCGCCGGCTTGCGACATGCCCGTCGCCGCGCCGCAACCCCCGCCACCGAGCCCGTCGGCGCCGCCGCTGGGGGCCGACAATGCCGCGGTAAAGCACATCGTCGCCGAAAAGCTCGGTGCGCCATGTTGA
- a CDS encoding MaoC family dehydratase produces MTGGPYFDDLHVGQVFPAAPSMTLSPGVAAVHQSILGDRLRLPLDAELSHAVTGSTTPLAHPGLVCDVAIGQSTLVTQHVKANLFYRGLVFYRFPAIGDSLFTRTEVVGLKKNSAKPGRAPTGLVALRMTTIDQADRLVLDFYRCAMLPLSPGAAPDAAEHADDLSTVGTDLVPPPSATEQWSGAVFRQRIPGPHFHPGMAGSVLHSSGDIVSSAPELARLTLNIAAVHHDSRVGGRRLVYGGHTIGLALAQATRLLPNLATVLGWESCDHTGPVHEGDTLYSALHVESAQPTDQGGVLTLRSLVYAVGEPDRQVLDWRFTALQF; encoded by the coding sequence ATGACCGGCGGCCCGTACTTCGACGACCTGCACGTCGGACAGGTTTTTCCCGCCGCCCCGTCGATGACGCTGTCCCCGGGAGTGGCCGCCGTGCACCAGAGCATCCTCGGCGACCGGCTGCGGCTGCCGCTGGACGCCGAACTGTCCCACGCAGTCACCGGGTCGACGACGCCGCTGGCCCACCCCGGCCTGGTGTGCGACGTCGCGATCGGGCAGTCGACGCTGGTGACCCAACACGTCAAGGCCAACCTGTTCTACCGCGGGCTGGTCTTCTACCGCTTTCCGGCGATCGGCGACAGCCTGTTCACCCGCACCGAGGTGGTGGGCCTGAAGAAGAACTCGGCCAAACCCGGGCGCGCGCCCACCGGCCTGGTGGCCCTGCGGATGACCACCATCGACCAGGCCGATCGATTGGTGCTCGACTTCTACCGCTGCGCGATGCTGCCGTTGAGTCCCGGCGCCGCGCCGGACGCCGCCGAGCACGCCGACGACCTCTCGACGGTCGGTACCGACCTGGTGCCGCCGCCCTCGGCCACCGAGCAGTGGAGCGGCGCCGTGTTCCGCCAGCGCATTCCGGGGCCGCATTTCCACCCCGGCATGGCCGGCTCGGTCTTGCATAGCAGCGGCGACATCGTCAGCAGCGCACCGGAGCTGGCCCGGCTCACGCTGAATATCGCTGCGGTACACCATGATTCGCGGGTTGGCGGACGCCGGCTGGTTTACGGCGGCCACACCATCGGGTTGGCGCTGGCGCAAGCCACCCGGTTGTTGCCCAACTTGGCGACGGTGCTGGGCTGGGAGTCCTGCGACCACACGGGTCCGGTGCACGAGGGTGACACGCTCTACAGCGCGCTGCACGTCGAGTCCGCGCAGCCGACCGACCAGGGCGGCGTGCTGACGCTGCGATCGTTGGTCTATGCGGTGGGCGAGCCGGACCGCCAGGTGCTGGACTGGCGGTTCACCGCGCTGCAGTTCTGA
- a CDS encoding acyl-CoA dehydrogenase family protein has product MTPEETMLVETVREFVDKDVRPTVREVEHANEYPQVWIEQMKRIGIYGLAIPEEYGGSPVSMPCYVLVTQELARGWMSLAGAMGGHTVVAKLLTLFGTEEQKRRYLPPMATGELRATMALTEPGGGSDLQNMSTTALADGDELVINGSKTWISNARRSGLIALLCKTDPRATPRHTGISVVLVEPGPGLTISRDLPKLGYKGVESCELSFDGYRVPGSAVLGGVPGKGFAQMMKGLETGRIQVASRALGVATAALDDALAYAQQRESFGKPIWKHQAVGNYLADMATKLTAARQLTRYAAERYDSGERCDMEAGMAKLFASEVAMEIALNAVRIHGGYGYSTEYDVERYFRDAPLMIVGEGTNEIQRNVIAGQLVARGGL; this is encoded by the coding sequence ATGACCCCCGAAGAGACGATGCTGGTCGAGACCGTGCGTGAGTTTGTCGACAAAGACGTCAGGCCGACGGTGCGCGAAGTCGAGCATGCCAACGAGTATCCGCAAGTGTGGATCGAGCAGATGAAGCGGATCGGCATTTACGGCCTCGCCATTCCCGAAGAGTACGGCGGGTCGCCGGTGTCGATGCCGTGCTACGTGCTGGTCACCCAGGAGCTGGCCCGCGGCTGGATGAGCCTGGCCGGTGCGATGGGCGGGCACACCGTGGTGGCCAAGCTACTCACGCTGTTCGGCACCGAGGAGCAGAAGCGTCGCTACCTGCCGCCGATGGCCACCGGTGAGCTGCGGGCCACCATGGCGCTCACCGAGCCCGGCGGCGGCAGCGATCTGCAGAACATGTCGACCACCGCGCTGGCCGACGGCGACGAGCTGGTGATCAACGGGTCGAAGACCTGGATCAGCAATGCGCGGCGTTCCGGGCTGATTGCGTTGCTGTGCAAGACCGATCCGCGCGCGACGCCACGCCACACCGGCATCTCGGTGGTGCTGGTGGAACCCGGCCCGGGGCTGACGATTTCGCGGGACCTGCCCAAGCTGGGCTACAAGGGCGTCGAATCGTGTGAGCTGTCGTTCGACGGCTACCGGGTTCCCGGGTCGGCTGTTCTCGGCGGCGTACCGGGCAAGGGCTTCGCGCAGATGATGAAAGGCCTTGAGACAGGCCGCATTCAGGTGGCGTCACGGGCGCTGGGAGTGGCGACGGCGGCGCTCGACGATGCGCTGGCCTACGCACAACAGCGGGAAAGTTTCGGCAAACCGATCTGGAAGCACCAGGCCGTCGGCAACTACCTGGCCGACATGGCGACCAAGCTCACCGCCGCGCGCCAGCTCACCCGCTATGCGGCGGAACGCTACGACAGCGGCGAACGCTGCGACATGGAGGCCGGCATGGCCAAACTGTTCGCCTCCGAGGTGGCGATGGAGATCGCGTTGAACGCGGTCCGCATTCACGGCGGGTACGGCTATTCGACCGAATACGACGTTGAGCGGTACTTTCGCGACGCCCCGCTGATGATCGTCGGCGAGGGCACCAACGAAATCCAGCGCAACGTGATCGCCGGGCAACTGGTGGCCCGCGGCGGCCTCTGA
- a CDS encoding alpha/beta hydrolase has translation MLTSLQRRLIYFPSPGPVPPAAAVLPGGEDVVLHTDDGLRLSAWFFPAAGGGPAVLVCNGNGGDRTLRAPLAAALRDAGVSVLLFDYRGYGGNPGRPTEDGLAADARAARAFLAARPEIDRIVYFGESLGAAVAVRLALESPPAAMVLRSPFTSLTDVGRLHYPFLPVGPLLADRYPSINRIARVGAPLLVVAGDRDTLVPAKLSRRLYDAAREPKRFLLVPGADHNSMDLLDGPLMIDAIVRFLREYDVLA, from the coding sequence ATGCTGACATCACTGCAGCGGCGGTTGATCTACTTCCCGTCGCCCGGGCCGGTACCGCCCGCCGCAGCCGTCCTGCCCGGCGGCGAGGACGTCGTCCTGCACACCGACGACGGGCTGCGGCTGAGTGCGTGGTTCTTCCCCGCCGCGGGCGGCGGACCGGCGGTGTTGGTCTGCAACGGAAATGGCGGCGACCGCACGTTGCGCGCGCCGCTGGCAGCCGCTTTGCGCGACGCCGGTGTGTCGGTACTGCTCTTCGACTACCGGGGTTACGGCGGAAACCCCGGCCGGCCAACCGAAGACGGCCTGGCCGCGGACGCCCGAGCCGCCCGGGCGTTCCTGGCGGCTCGCCCGGAAATCGATCGGATTGTCTACTTCGGCGAGTCGCTGGGCGCGGCGGTGGCGGTTCGGCTGGCGCTCGAGTCGCCGCCGGCCGCGATGGTGCTGCGCTCGCCGTTCACATCGCTGACCGATGTCGGCCGGTTGCACTACCCGTTCCTGCCGGTCGGCCCACTGCTGGCCGATCGGTACCCGTCGATCAACCGGATCGCGCGCGTGGGGGCACCGCTTTTGGTGGTCGCCGGCGATCGCGACACCCTGGTGCCTGCGAAGCTGAGCCGACGCCTGTATGACGCTGCGCGCGAGCCGAAGCGGTTCCTTCTGGTGCCCGGCGCGGACCACAACAGCATGGACTTGCTCGACGGCCCGTTGATGATCGATGCGATCGTGCGATTCCTCCGCGAGTACGACGTGCTGGCCTAG
- a CDS encoding enoyl-CoA hydratase/isomerase family protein, with protein MSVVELPAGIFVSTENASEQATFTLSEDPSDDRRVVTVPSVDAALAELHERLKHWPQAAAVCDDVLRAVDPGGPTRAGVITESLAYSTLQSGQEFARWLAERGPARMPEIPDPVVAERDGNTLRIKFNRPSRHNAFSTDARAALLEALDVARYDTSVDEVVLSGNGPSFCSGGDLAEFGTLRDPATAHLARTRYSPALVLDALTARFGPACRAEVHGQVLGSGLEMAAFCGHVAAAPDSVFGLPELSLGLIPGAGGTVSVTRRIGRWRTAYLVLSGHTIDPATALAWGLVDAVG; from the coding sequence GTGAGCGTTGTCGAGCTGCCAGCGGGAATCTTCGTCAGCACTGAAAATGCCAGTGAACAAGCAACTTTCACGCTAAGCGAGGATCCCAGCGACGACCGGCGGGTGGTCACCGTGCCATCGGTCGATGCCGCCCTCGCCGAACTCCATGAGCGACTGAAGCATTGGCCGCAGGCGGCAGCCGTGTGCGACGACGTGCTGCGCGCGGTGGATCCTGGTGGCCCGACGCGCGCCGGGGTGATCACCGAGTCTCTGGCCTATTCGACGCTGCAATCCGGCCAGGAATTCGCCCGCTGGCTTGCCGAACGCGGCCCGGCCCGTATGCCGGAGATCCCCGATCCGGTAGTGGCCGAACGCGACGGCAACACGCTGCGGATCAAATTCAACCGGCCGTCGCGGCACAACGCATTTTCCACCGACGCTCGCGCCGCACTGCTGGAAGCGCTCGACGTCGCGCGCTACGACACGTCGGTCGACGAGGTGGTGCTGTCCGGCAATGGGCCGTCGTTCTGCAGCGGCGGCGACCTCGCCGAGTTCGGCACCTTGCGCGATCCCGCCACCGCGCATCTGGCCCGCACCCGCTACAGCCCCGCCCTGGTGCTCGACGCGCTGACCGCACGGTTCGGGCCGGCCTGCCGCGCGGAGGTGCACGGGCAAGTGCTGGGCAGCGGACTGGAGATGGCGGCGTTCTGCGGACATGTTGCGGCTGCGCCCGATTCGGTGTTCGGGCTTCCCGAGCTGAGCCTCGGTCTGATCCCGGGCGCCGGTGGCACCGTCAGCGTCACCCGGCGCATCGGCCGTTGGCGCACAGCGTATCTGGTGCTTTCCGGTCACACCATCGACCCGGCGACGGCGCTGGCATGGGGGCTGGTGGACGCGGTCGGCTAG